In a genomic window of Zootoca vivipara chromosome 5, rZooViv1.1, whole genome shotgun sequence:
- the EIF3F gene encoding eukaryotic translation initiation factor 3 subunit F — MTHSPPCNKQAENSPLLLYRHFEGRRKEKVKRELGRSTPLGLNASLYNYLYVYGGGNQSVAGDGRRDAPPREEGGARDSSVASAQPISAEEPLPRVPFADKMAAVAANSPQSAATPSPPPPPPPAAASPPVAASTAAAAVLSAPPAAPAPVPLQAQPAPAPTPAPAPPPALAAPFPGGRAVRIHPVVLASIVDSFERRNEGAARVIGTLLGTIDKHSVEVTNCFSVPHNESEDEVAVDMEFAKNMYELHKKVSPSEVILGWYATGHDITEHSVLIHEYYSREAHNPIHLTVDTSLQNGRMSIKAYISTAMGVPGKTMGVMFTPLTVKYTYYDTERIGVDLVMKTCFSPNRVISLSSDLQQVGAASARIQDTLSTVLQYAEDVLSGKVTADNTVGRFLMDLITQVPKISPEDFETMLNSNINDLLMVTYLANLTQSQIALNEKILNL, encoded by the exons ATGACACACTCGCCGCCATGCAACAAGCAAGCTGAAAACTCTCCATTGCTACTCTATCGGCACTttgaagggaggaggaaggagaaagtgaAAAGGGAACTAGGACGCTCCACGCCACTCGGGTTGAACGCGTCACTCTATAATTATTTATACGTCTATGGTGGCGGCAACCAAAGCGTCGCGGGGGATGGAAGGCGTGACGCGCCTCCTCGGGAGGAAGGCGGAGCACGTGACTCCTCCGTCGCATCGGCTCAGCCTATCAGCGCCGAGGAGCCGCTTCCACGGGTCCCTTTCGCCGACAAGATGGCGGCCGTAGCAGCGAATTCCCCTCAGAGCGCCGCGACTCcctcgccgccgcctccgcctcctcccgcggCTGCTTCCCCGCCCGTAGCTGcctccactgccgccgccgctgttTTGTCGGCGCCCCCCGCGGCTCCAGCTCCGGTTCCCCTTCAGGCCCAACCCGCGCCGGCCCCGACTCCGGCCCCTGCCCCGCCGCCGGCTTTGGCGGCGCCTTTTCCCGGCGGCCGCGCGGTCCGGATCCATCCGGTGGTGCTCGCTTCCATCGTGGACAGCTTCGAGCGGCGGAACGAGGGGGCCGCCCGGGTCATCGGGACGCTGCTCG GCACCATTGACAAGCATTCAGTAGAAGTCACCAACTGCTTCTCAGTGCCTCACAATGAGTCAGAAGATGAG GTGGCAGTTGACATGGAATTTGCCAAGAATATGTATGAACTGCACAAGAAAGTTTCTCCCAGTGAGGTTATTCTGGGATG GTATGCAACAGGGCATGACATCACAGAACACTCTGTCTTGATTCACGAATATTACAGTCGAGAAGCACACAATCCAATTCACCTCACGGTGGACACCAGTCTACAAAATGGGCGCATGAGCATTAAGGCCTATATCAG TACTGCAATGGGAGTCCCTGGTAAGACTATGGGAGTAATGTTCACTCCGCTCACAGTGAAGTATACTTACTATGACACAGAACGGATAGGTG TTGATCTCGTCATGAAGACTTGCTTCAGTCCAAATCGAGTGATCAGTTTATCCAGTGACCTTCAGCAAGTGGGAGCTGCTTCTGCTCGGATTCAGGATACCCTGAGCACGGTTCTGCAGTATGCCGAAGATGTGCTG TCTGGTAAGGTGACTGCTGACAACACTGTTGGCCGCTTCCTGATGGACCTCATCACCCAGGTTCCAAAGATTTCGCCAGAGGACTTTGAGACAATGTTGAACAGCAATATCAAC GACCTGCTGATGGTGACTTACTTGGCAAATCTCACACAGTCACAGATTGCACTCAATGAAAAAATCCTAAACCTGTAA